In the genome of Candidatus Pristimantibacillus lignocellulolyticus, the window AAGTAATATAACATTATAGACTGCAACAAGCCCAGGTAGAATTAATGCTAGCAGATTATTAAGTAAACCAAGCTTTTGAATAAGAATATAGCCTGGAACCAGTCCAGCATTAAACAACATTGTAATTACAAAATACCAAAGGTATACATTTCTACCGCGAAATACACGATTGTCTTTCGATAAAGCATAGGCAGCAACAGCGTTCACTGCTAAAGCTAACGCTGTTCCAAGCACCGTACGCTTAATGGATACCCCAAGCGATGTAAGGAAATTTTCATTAGCAAATGTTTTTTCGTACGCTTCAATCGTAAAGTCTATGGGCCAAAATGTTACGAGCCCTGCATTAGCGGCTGAAGTATCACTGAAAGATACCATTAGCAAATGATATAACGGCAACATACAGCCTATTGAAATAGTAATTAGAAATATATAGTTGAACACTGTAAATATGCGATAAGGCAACGTTTTATGATACACGAGCATTCATCCTTTCATGTTAGCTTATTACATCCATTCGAGTTAGAAGATTCGATATCCAGCATATCGATAAGCAAGACGATATGAGACGATAATTAACACTAAGCTAATTAACGATTTGAATAAGCTGACAGCCGTTGCAAAGCTAAATTGACCGCTTAGTAAACCTTCTCGATAGACGAATGTATCAATAATGTCACCTTGTTGGTAGATCATCGGACTGTATAAGTTAAATACTTGGTCAAAGTTTGCATTCAGTACGTTACCAAGTGCCAACGTCGCAACAACGATAAGTATTGGAATTAGTGACGGAATCGTAATATACATCGTTTGTTTCAGGCGACTTGCGCCGTCAACTTCAGCTGCTTCATATTGAGCTGGATTAATTCCAGAAAGTGCAGCAAGGAAAATAATCGTATT includes:
- a CDS encoding carbohydrate ABC transporter permease, which translates into the protein MYHKTLPYRIFTVFNYIFLITISIGCMLPLYHLLMVSFSDTSAANAGLVTFWPIDFTIEAYEKTFANENFLTSLGVSIKRTVLGTALALAVNAVAAYALSKDNRVFRGRNVYLWYFVITMLFNAGLVPGYILIQKLGLLNNLLALILPGLVAVYNVILLLNFFRAVPKELEEATFIDGAGHFRTFIAIYLPLSLPALATIGLFTMVGHWNAYFDGLIYMKGVENLPLASFMQTLIVQGSTTGFDQAVIANMSQRTLRASQIFISALPILIIYPFLQRFFVKGIVIGAVKE